A window of Diabrotica virgifera virgifera chromosome 9, PGI_DIABVI_V3a contains these coding sequences:
- the LOC126890914 gene encoding zinc finger protein 260-like has product MTCPDLWTFASLPSYLKSRELPTTVQYVKNKSNSSFPYNDMKTDASSLLTNDDRSDSNLNPDITSTTNVNTGGQRFVCIISKKPLSTNNYRLVKHMRIHTEEKPFECEMCAKQFSTKQMLNTHMRVHTDEKPFEYEICSKQFSIKSNLTVHKQLHTGEKPFVCEICIKQCSTKDHLKTHMRVHSTKEFKSHITVRTGETPFKCEICTKQFSTKAY; this is encoded by the exons ATGACATGTCCTGATCTTTGGACTTTCGCCTCtcttccatcatatctaaaatctcgAGAGTTGCCTACAACCGTTCAATATGTGAAGAATAAATCCAACTCAA gttTCCCTTATAACGATATGAAAACCGACGCCAGTAGCCTCTTAACAAATGATGATAGAAGTGACAGTAATTTGAATCCAGATATAACTTCCACTACCAATGTGAACACTGGAGGACAACGTTTTGTATGTATCATTTCCAAGAAACCATTGTCAACCAATAATTATCGTTTAGTAAAACATATGAGGATACACACTGaggaaaaaccatttgaatgtgaaatgtGCGCTAAGCAGTTTTCAACGAAACAAATGTTAAATacacatatgagagtgcatactgatgaaaaaccatttgaatatGAAATTTGCAGCAAACAGTTTTCAATCAAGTCTAATTTAACAGTACATAAGCAattgcatactggtgaaaaaccatttgtaTGTGAAATTTGCATCAAACAATGTTCAACAAAGGATCATTTAAAAACACACATGAGAGTACATTCGACCAAAGAATTTAAATCACATATAACAGTGCGTACCGGTGAAACCCcatttaaatgtgaaatatgcaccaaacagttttcaacaaaGG CTTACTAA